From the genome of Sulfurovum sp. NBC37-1, one region includes:
- a CDS encoding ATP citrate lyase citrate-binding domain-containing protein, whose product MAQKAIREYDGKAIFARHWNEYFDGFHYGFKSVLVSSGDELREKAKEHGFEWLNQEPLVAKPDMLFGKRGKNDLVLFRVEKPGDVTLEDAAKWIDEKQSHDVTLLSGEKGHLTHFIVEPFTPHTQDQEYYISATTVGEDDVLFMSAEGGMEVEEGWDEKVNEVHIPINMPDADMEKMVKSHIPADIPDENKTAFASFAIQFFKFYRDMNFAYLEINPIVMLDGGEMAILDLVARLDDTAGFMMKDAWGDIEFPTAFGMEDMSDEEKAIAEADSKSGASLKLTILNPMGRIWTMVAGGGASVVYADTIADFAGVEDLANYGEYSGGPTTGETKFYAETIFDLMTRYDDPRGKVLIIGGAIANFTDVAKTFTGIIQAFEIYADKLKEHKTKIYVRRGGPNYEKGLKDIKEAADRLGLYIEVYGPETHVTDIVRMALEK is encoded by the coding sequence ATGGCTCAAAAAGCGATTAGAGAGTACGATGGTAAAGCAATTTTTGCAAGACATTGGAACGAATATTTTGATGGTTTCCATTATGGATTCAAATCAGTATTAGTTAGCAGTGGAGACGAACTGAGAGAGAAAGCAAAAGAACATGGTTTTGAGTGGTTGAATCAGGAGCCGTTGGTTGCAAAGCCGGATATGTTGTTTGGTAAAAGAGGTAAAAATGACCTTGTTCTCTTTAGGGTAGAAAAGCCAGGCGATGTTACTCTGGAAGATGCTGCAAAGTGGATCGATGAGAAGCAGTCTCATGATGTAACGCTCCTCTCCGGAGAAAAAGGACACTTGACACACTTTATTGTAGAACCGTTCACACCGCATACTCAGGATCAGGAGTATTATATTTCAGCTACAACTGTCGGTGAAGATGATGTTCTATTCATGTCGGCAGAAGGTGGTATGGAAGTTGAAGAAGGATGGGATGAAAAAGTCAATGAAGTCCATATTCCTATCAATATGCCTGATGCAGATATGGAAAAAATGGTCAAGTCACATATCCCTGCCGATATTCCTGACGAGAACAAAACGGCATTTGCATCCTTTGCGATCCAGTTCTTCAAATTCTACAGAGATATGAACTTCGCTTACCTTGAGATCAACCCGATCGTTATGCTTGACGGCGGTGAAATGGCGATCCTTGACCTGGTTGCAAGACTGGACGATACCGCAGGATTCATGATGAAAGATGCATGGGGTGACATCGAGTTCCCGACTGCATTCGGTATGGAGGATATGTCCGATGAAGAAAAAGCGATCGCAGAAGCGGATAGCAAATCAGGCGCTTCTCTCAAGCTGACGATCCTTAACCCGATGGGCCGCATCTGGACAATGGTCGCCGGTGGTGGTGCGTCAGTAGTTTATGCTGATACAATCGCCGACTTTGCCGGTGTTGAGGACCTCGCGAACTATGGTGAATACTCAGGCGGGCCGACAACAGGTGAAACAAAGTTCTATGCAGAAACGATCTTCGATCTGATGACAAGATACGATGACCCCAGAGGAAAAGTGCTTATCATCGGTGGTGCGATTGCGAACTTTACCGATGTTGCCAAAACATTTACGGGTATCATTCAGGCATTTGAGATCTATGCGGACAAGCTCAAAGAGCATAAGACAAAGATCTATGTAAGACGTGGCGGACCAAACTATGAAAAAGGGCTGAAGGATATCAAAGAAGCTGCTGACAGATTGGGTCTTTATATTGAAGTTTATGGGCCGGAAACACATGTCACTGACATTGTTAGAATGGCATTAGAGAAGTAA
- the mqnE gene encoding aminofutalosine synthase MqnE, with protein sequence MDVQQEQNLIQKIRNQERLSQEEGEALYDLDLYTLGELADGIRREKYGKKSYFNINRHINPTNVCADICKFCAYSASRKNPNQYTMSHDEILQIVENSVKNGAKEMHIVSAHNPNDGVEWYMGAFRKIREAFPDVHIKAMTAAEIDFLKREYGLSYDEVLDLMIENGVDSMPGGGAEIFDEGVREYLCKGKVTSEQWLEIHEKWHERGRESNATMLFGHVETRAHRIDHMIRLRDLQDRTGGFNAFIPLVYQRDNNFLKVKEFPSGQEILKTYAISRILLDNIPHIKAYWVTASINLALIAQEFGADDLDGTIEKESIQSAAGAASAHGMNLDDFVAMIKNSGFTPVERDSLYNELKVY encoded by the coding sequence ATGGATGTGCAACAAGAGCAGAATTTAATACAGAAGATACGTAACCAAGAAAGGTTGTCTCAGGAAGAGGGTGAAGCGCTCTATGACCTCGATCTTTATACCCTGGGAGAACTTGCGGATGGGATACGCCGTGAAAAGTACGGGAAGAAAAGCTATTTCAATATTAACCGCCATATCAACCCCACCAATGTCTGTGCCGACATTTGTAAGTTCTGTGCCTACTCTGCCAGTCGAAAGAACCCCAATCAGTATACGATGAGCCACGATGAAATACTCCAGATCGTAGAGAATTCTGTCAAGAACGGTGCCAAAGAGATGCATATTGTCTCCGCACACAACCCCAACGACGGAGTGGAATGGTACATGGGTGCTTTCAGAAAGATCAGAGAGGCATTCCCCGACGTGCATATCAAAGCGATGACCGCTGCTGAGATCGATTTCCTCAAGCGCGAGTACGGACTTTCTTATGATGAGGTACTCGACCTGATGATCGAGAACGGTGTGGATTCTATGCCGGGCGGCGGTGCGGAAATTTTTGACGAAGGTGTGCGTGAGTACCTTTGCAAAGGGAAGGTTACCTCAGAACAGTGGCTGGAGATCCACGAAAAGTGGCATGAGAGAGGCAGGGAGAGCAACGCTACGATGCTTTTTGGACATGTGGAAACACGGGCGCACCGTATTGACCATATGATTCGTTTGCGTGACCTGCAAGACAGAACGGGCGGCTTCAACGCTTTCATCCCGCTTGTCTACCAGAGAGATAACAACTTCTTAAAAGTCAAAGAGTTCCCTTCCGGGCAGGAGATCCTCAAGACCTACGCCATCTCGCGTATCCTGCTGGACAATATTCCCCACATCAAAGCCTACTGGGTGACCGCCTCCATCAACCTGGCACTGATCGCACAGGAATTCGGTGCGGATGACCTGGATGGGACGATAGAAAAAGAGTCCATCCAGTCCGCTGCGGGAGCGGCATCTGCACATGGTATGAACCTGGATGACTTCGTTGCGATGATCAAAAATTCGGGTTTTACACCGGTAGAGCGAGACAGCCTCTACAATGAACTCAAAGTATATTGA
- a CDS encoding anthranilate synthase component II translates to MVLMIDNYDSFTYNVVQYCRELGADLTVIRNDEMSIDEIKALHPEKIILSPGPSTPDDAGVTLDVIRNFADTTPIFGICLGHQSIAQAFGGEVIRAKHMMHGKTSQVEVDADTPIFKGLPEEFRATRYHSLTVNKENLPENIIATSHSKDDEEIMSLQIKDRPVYGVQFHPESIMSEYGHEMLDNFLKL, encoded by the coding sequence ATGGTATTAATGATAGACAACTATGACAGCTTCACCTATAATGTCGTACAGTATTGCCGTGAACTCGGAGCAGACTTAACGGTGATCAGGAACGATGAGATGAGCATTGATGAGATCAAGGCACTGCATCCAGAAAAGATCATCCTCTCTCCCGGGCCGTCCACGCCTGATGATGCCGGAGTGACACTTGATGTCATCAGGAATTTTGCCGATACTACACCGATCTTCGGTATCTGTCTGGGACACCAGAGCATCGCCCAGGCCTTCGGTGGAGAGGTGATCCGTGCCAAACATATGATGCACGGGAAGACATCGCAGGTGGAGGTCGATGCCGATACGCCGATCTTCAAAGGCTTACCCGAAGAATTCCGCGCAACGCGCTATCACTCCTTGACGGTCAACAAAGAGAATCTGCCTGAAAATATCATCGCTACTTCACACAGCAAAGATGATGAAGAGATCATGTCCCTGCAGATAAAGGACAGGCCGGTTTACGGTGTACAGTTCCATCCCGAATCCATCATGAGTGAATACGGGCATGAGATGCTGGACAACTTTCTTAAACTCTAA